One Kribbella sp. NBC_00662 genomic region harbors:
- a CDS encoding GntR family transcriptional regulator — protein sequence MALLYERICAHVLEQLRRGALRPGDRVPSEMELAAQFGVSRITSKRALEVLREAGLVERIRGKGTFVVRRLPDLTDLTVPLRPTPRREARSIALIVPDMSEAYGLDLLNAIEERCAEYNAHLVVRRTHGRQSDEEKAVDSLVATVDGLIVFPVHGDFYNASLLRQVLDGFPVVLVDRHLAGIPVAAVHTDNVAAACALTTRLLDQGHEHIAFVSPPPVNTSSIEDRLEGFRAAFTGHGHAYELTDLRSTLPGSTTTESVRADLDVIRAFRDRMPQVTAYFACEYNLARMVDRVLGDRVVACFDSPGDSIGGPPYLHIRQNQTEMGRRAVDLLLAQLRGETVPNLSLVPFEIVEAAPDFRQ from the coding sequence GTGGCACTGCTGTACGAGCGGATCTGCGCTCACGTCCTGGAGCAACTCCGCCGCGGCGCCCTCCGGCCGGGCGACCGGGTGCCCTCGGAGATGGAGCTGGCGGCCCAGTTCGGGGTCAGCCGGATCACCTCCAAGCGCGCTCTGGAGGTACTGCGTGAGGCCGGTCTGGTGGAGCGCATCCGCGGCAAGGGCACCTTCGTCGTACGGCGACTGCCCGACCTCACCGATCTGACCGTCCCGCTGCGTCCGACCCCGCGGCGGGAGGCCCGTTCGATCGCGCTCATCGTCCCGGACATGTCCGAGGCGTACGGGCTGGACCTGCTCAACGCGATCGAGGAGCGCTGCGCGGAGTACAACGCCCACCTGGTCGTACGGCGTACCCACGGGCGCCAGTCCGACGAGGAGAAGGCGGTCGACTCGCTCGTCGCCACTGTGGACGGTCTGATCGTGTTCCCGGTGCACGGCGACTTCTACAACGCCAGTCTGCTCCGGCAGGTCCTCGACGGGTTCCCGGTGGTCCTCGTGGACCGGCACCTGGCCGGCATCCCGGTGGCCGCCGTACATACGGACAACGTGGCAGCCGCTTGCGCGCTCACCACTCGTCTGCTCGACCAGGGTCATGAACACATTGCCTTCGTGTCACCACCGCCAGTGAACACGTCCTCCATCGAGGACCGGCTGGAAGGCTTTCGCGCGGCATTCACCGGCCACGGGCATGCGTACGAGCTGACCGATCTGCGCAGCACGCTGCCCGGCTCGACGACGACCGAAAGCGTGCGGGCCGACCTGGACGTCATCCGCGCCTTCCGCGACCGCATGCCCCAGGTGACGGCGTACTTCGCCTGTGAGTACAACCTGGCCCGGATGGTCGACCGAGTCCTGGGCGACCGGGTCGTCGCCTGCTTCGACTCACCAGGAGACTCGATCGGCGGACCGCCGTACCTGCACATCCGGCAGAACCAGACCGAGATGGGACGTCGTGCCGTCGACCTGCTGCTCGCCCAGCTCCGCGGCGAGACGGTGCCGAACCTCTCGCTGGTCCCGTTCGAGATCGTCGAGGCAGCACCTGACTTTCGGCAGTAG
- a CDS encoding sensor histidine kinase yields the protein MKWRRLGDVGLWAALSFLVLAESGARNDPYWFRAACIAVLAFAVYGRRRWPLAALAVVAWTEIVILALALGTTNGVQIALVPAISLLSYLAGRRETQLKHFVLLCSWSFLGMLILALAVRRGQQATESVLTWLVMLLLALLLVVLPWLIGRYRAQQALLATAGWERAERIEREQQMEIDQERLRERSRIAEDMHDSVGHELSLIALRAAALELDPSLPDEHRRAAGELRESAATATERLGEIVGVLRDQDAPTMPHDETVQALVERAAASGLSVQLTEDVDGELAPMVDRAVHRVVQESLTNASKHAPGASVTVSVSTGEYDVRVEVADSGPVRPVAAPSGGRGLDGLRERVRLAGGSLTAGPRAGGGFAVTATMPRAGGRPEPPTAAVERATVRRSAQRGLVTAIAAPLLLGAVVGAVALGYYLVAGYSAILRPAQYDELSVGQSEADVAKVLPRMQMIDAPTEGYVPPVGWSCRYYRPAAPFSTNYVYRLCFADGALVAKAVVQSGSVAPTPEGNG from the coding sequence ATGAAGTGGCGGCGCCTGGGGGACGTGGGTCTGTGGGCCGCGCTGAGCTTCCTCGTGCTCGCCGAGAGCGGCGCCCGGAACGATCCGTACTGGTTCCGTGCCGCGTGCATCGCCGTACTGGCGTTTGCCGTCTACGGCCGGCGCAGATGGCCACTGGCCGCGTTGGCCGTGGTGGCGTGGACAGAGATCGTCATCCTGGCTCTCGCGCTCGGCACGACGAATGGCGTGCAGATCGCACTCGTACCGGCGATCAGCCTGCTGAGCTACCTGGCCGGTCGGCGCGAGACACAACTCAAGCACTTCGTCCTGCTGTGCAGCTGGTCGTTCCTCGGCATGCTCATCCTCGCTTTGGCCGTACGCCGGGGACAGCAGGCAACCGAATCCGTTCTGACCTGGCTGGTGATGCTCCTGCTCGCCCTGCTGCTCGTCGTACTGCCCTGGCTGATCGGCCGGTACCGCGCGCAGCAGGCACTCCTCGCAACGGCCGGCTGGGAGCGCGCCGAGCGGATCGAGCGCGAGCAGCAGATGGAGATCGACCAGGAGCGGCTGCGCGAGCGGTCGCGGATCGCCGAGGACATGCACGATTCGGTCGGCCACGAGCTCAGCCTGATCGCACTGCGCGCCGCGGCGCTCGAGCTCGACCCGTCGCTGCCCGACGAGCACCGGCGGGCGGCGGGGGAGTTGCGGGAGTCAGCAGCCACTGCGACCGAGCGGCTCGGCGAAATCGTCGGCGTACTGCGTGACCAGGACGCACCGACGATGCCGCACGACGAAACCGTGCAGGCGCTGGTGGAGCGCGCCGCAGCCTCCGGACTGTCGGTCCAACTGACCGAGGACGTCGACGGCGAGCTGGCACCGATGGTGGATCGCGCAGTGCACCGCGTGGTCCAGGAGTCGTTGACGAACGCGAGCAAACACGCACCCGGAGCATCCGTAACAGTCAGCGTCAGCACAGGGGAGTACGACGTACGCGTGGAGGTCGCAGACTCCGGACCTGTCAGGCCGGTCGCTGCACCATCGGGCGGGCGAGGACTGGACGGCCTGCGAGAGCGAGTCCGACTCGCCGGTGGATCGCTGACAGCCGGTCCGCGAGCAGGTGGTGGCTTTGCAGTCACTGCGACCATGCCCCGAGCCGGTGGTCGACCAGAGCCCCCGACAGCCGCCGTCGAGCGAGCCACGGTACGCCGCAGCGCACAGCGCGGACTGGTCACCGCGATCGCCGCACCGCTGCTGCTCGGGGCAGTAGTAGGTGCGGTTGCCCTTGGCTACTACCTCGTCGCCGGCTACAGCGCCATCCTGCGACCCGCGCAGTACGACGAACTCTCTGTCGGCCAGTCCGAGGCCGATGTGGCGAAGGTGCTCCCGCGGATGCAGATGATCGACGCACCGACGGAGGGATACGTCCCACCGGTCGGCTGGAGTTGCCGGTACTACCGTCCGGCCGCTCCCTTCTCCACCAATTACGTCTATCGCCTGTGCTTCGCCGACGGCGCACTGGTCGCCAAAGCAGTGGTCCAGAGCGGCTCCGTCGCACCGACCCCGGAGGGCAACGGATGA
- a CDS encoding response regulator: MIRVMLADDEAMVRAGVRAILGTDDEIEVVAEAADGVEAVEAVRRHRPDVAVLDIRTPRMDGLAAGAEIRKAVPGTAVVILTTFSEDAYIARALGDGASGFLLKSGDPRELIAGLKAVAGGAAYLSPKVAQRVIAELSGGSGGGVMARAAAAKEQVAVLSPRELDVLGLVGAGLSNAEIAARLYLVEGTVKAYVSAVLLRLGVKNRVQAAIVAHEAGLVTS, from the coding sequence ATGATCAGGGTGATGCTCGCCGACGACGAGGCGATGGTGCGGGCCGGAGTACGCGCGATCCTCGGCACAGACGACGAGATCGAGGTCGTCGCCGAGGCAGCCGACGGTGTCGAGGCCGTCGAAGCGGTACGGCGGCATCGGCCGGACGTCGCCGTACTGGATATCCGGACGCCGCGGATGGACGGATTGGCCGCGGGCGCAGAGATCCGGAAGGCCGTGCCCGGTACGGCGGTCGTCATCCTCACCACGTTCTCGGAGGACGCCTACATCGCCCGCGCGCTGGGCGACGGTGCGAGCGGCTTCCTGCTGAAGTCGGGCGATCCCCGCGAGCTCATCGCCGGACTGAAGGCAGTGGCCGGCGGCGCGGCGTACCTGTCGCCGAAGGTGGCGCAGCGGGTGATCGCCGAGCTGAGTGGCGGGTCCGGTGGCGGTGTGATGGCGAGGGCCGCGGCGGCCAAGGAACAGGTCGCCGTACTGAGTCCACGGGAGCTGGACGTGCTCGGACTGGTCGGTGCCGGGCTGTCGAATGCCGAGATCGCCGCCCGGTTGTACCTGGTCGAGGGGACGGTGAAGGCCTACGTCAGTGCGGTACTGCTGCGGCTCGGCGTGAAGAACCGGGTCCAGGCCGCGATCGTGGCCCATGAGGCCGGACTGGTCACGTCCTGA
- a CDS encoding chromosome partitioning protein has protein sequence MTDSHNSGQHKDREAAAAEVRRMWQPTPSWTQPDPNETEPSEDKDEQQPDALSQDYPGDSWSTPADEPVDQPAPWTQPQATPPAPSWTQPVAESAAASWTQPEEFDEEPVVEPHTTDAAEPSAASPDQTPAGPSSPVFGGSSFHGSGSGAAGQPQAGQPGQPGQPGQPGQPGPQRGPGGQGGQPLSPAAQHFFPQGIPGQQPQQPPQNLSFRTDDLIQALPLPREAPAERGVRSMLKLRPGSSERSERIARATAATAFRRPVTIVVANPKGGSGKTPTTLLLSGALGQARGGGVVAWDNNELRGNMHLRTHDTNSRSTVTDMLQAMPMLTQPDARLGDVAAYLRHQVSGQYDVLTSATTTYAQIEANDFDLIHRLLSRFYKVLVIDTGNNEGSSNWREAMKAADALVIPIKWKSLSCAAAVQMLEELDNQGPEAQRLIRRAVIAVSNGPGDVNKEVEKQLRPYFESRAAAVVDIPTDMHIAAEGPLDHSALQPATRRAALELAARVSEQVTIALNAPR, from the coding sequence GTGACCGACTCGCACAACTCCGGACAGCACAAGGACCGGGAAGCGGCGGCGGCCGAGGTCCGGAGAATGTGGCAGCCGACCCCCTCCTGGACCCAGCCGGACCCTAACGAGACCGAGCCGTCCGAGGACAAGGACGAACAGCAGCCCGACGCTCTGTCCCAGGACTATCCCGGCGACTCCTGGTCCACACCCGCCGACGAGCCTGTCGACCAGCCCGCGCCGTGGACCCAGCCGCAGGCGACCCCGCCGGCCCCGTCCTGGACGCAGCCGGTCGCCGAGTCCGCCGCGGCGTCGTGGACGCAGCCGGAGGAGTTCGACGAGGAGCCTGTCGTCGAGCCGCACACAACCGACGCGGCCGAGCCGTCGGCCGCGAGCCCGGACCAGACTCCGGCCGGCCCGAGCAGCCCGGTCTTCGGCGGTTCTTCCTTCCACGGCTCGGGTTCCGGCGCCGCTGGGCAGCCCCAGGCCGGCCAACCTGGCCAACCCGGCCAACCCGGACAGCCCGGACAGCCCGGCCCGCAGCGCGGTCCCGGGGGTCAGGGCGGTCAGCCGCTGTCCCCTGCGGCGCAGCACTTCTTCCCGCAGGGCATCCCCGGCCAGCAGCCTCAGCAGCCGCCGCAGAACCTGTCCTTCCGCACCGACGACCTGATCCAGGCCCTGCCGCTACCGCGGGAAGCCCCGGCCGAGCGTGGCGTCCGAAGCATGCTGAAGCTGCGTCCCGGTAGCTCTGAGCGTTCCGAGCGGATCGCGCGTGCGACTGCCGCCACAGCATTCCGGCGTCCGGTGACGATCGTCGTCGCCAACCCGAAGGGCGGCTCCGGCAAGACGCCGACCACGCTGTTGCTGTCCGGCGCGCTCGGTCAGGCCCGTGGTGGCGGCGTCGTGGCGTGGGACAACAACGAGCTGCGCGGCAACATGCACCTGCGCACCCACGACACGAACTCCCGGTCCACCGTGACCGACATGCTGCAGGCGATGCCGATGCTGACCCAGCCGGACGCCCGGCTCGGCGACGTCGCGGCGTACCTGCGCCACCAGGTGTCCGGTCAGTACGACGTGCTGACGTCGGCGACCACGACGTACGCGCAGATCGAGGCGAACGACTTCGACCTGATCCACCGGCTGCTCAGCCGGTTCTACAAGGTGCTCGTGATCGACACCGGGAACAACGAGGGCTCCAGCAACTGGCGCGAGGCGATGAAGGCGGCCGACGCCCTCGTCATCCCGATCAAGTGGAAGAGCCTGTCCTGCGCGGCCGCCGTGCAGATGCTCGAGGAGCTCGACAACCAGGGCCCCGAGGCGCAGCGGCTGATCCGGCGCGCGGTCATCGCGGTCTCGAACGGCCCCGGCGACGTCAACAAGGAGGTCGAGAAGCAGCTCCGCCCGTACTTCGAGTCGCGCGCAGCCGCCGTCGTCGACATCCCGACCGACATGCACATCGCGGCCGAAGGCCCCCTGGACCACTCCGCGCTGCAGCCCGCCACCCGGCGCGCCGCCCTGGAGCTGGCGGCCCGGGTGTCGGAGCAGGTGACGATCGCGCTCAACGCTCCGCGCTGA
- a CDS encoding DedA family protein has product MTDAILHFADELTSSWWIYLALWGFAALDGFFPAIPSETLVVTAGVFAASTGEPNLYAVIVVAAIGAFIGDHVSYALGRGAGGRLLDRVKPGTKRHAAVLWARRSLAERGGLVLVVGRYVPGGRTAVTLTMGSVRYPLRSFTPFAALAAISWGAYCTLVGFIGGKAFEDNPLKGVVLGIGLALLVTLIVELIRHRLRKPQPQVEPEPELADR; this is encoded by the coding sequence ATGACCGACGCCATCCTGCACTTCGCCGACGAGCTGACGTCCTCGTGGTGGATCTACCTGGCGCTGTGGGGTTTCGCGGCGCTGGACGGCTTCTTCCCGGCGATCCCGAGCGAGACGCTGGTCGTGACGGCCGGAGTGTTCGCTGCTTCGACCGGCGAGCCCAACCTGTACGCCGTGATCGTGGTCGCGGCGATCGGAGCGTTCATCGGCGACCACGTCTCGTACGCCCTCGGCCGCGGCGCCGGTGGACGGCTCCTCGACCGGGTGAAGCCGGGGACCAAGCGGCATGCCGCAGTGCTCTGGGCTCGGCGCTCACTGGCCGAGCGAGGCGGACTGGTCCTCGTGGTCGGCCGCTACGTCCCCGGCGGCCGTACTGCGGTCACCCTGACGATGGGCTCGGTCCGGTACCCGCTCCGCAGCTTCACCCCGTTCGCCGCGCTCGCCGCGATCAGCTGGGGCGCCTACTGCACCCTGGTCGGCTTCATCGGTGGCAAAGCCTTCGAGGACAACCCACTGAAGGGCGTCGTCCTCGGAATCGGCCTGGCACTCCTGGTGACGCTGATCGTCGAGCTGATCCGGCACCGGCTCCGCAAGCCTCAACCTCAAGTCGAGCCTGAGCCTGAGCTCGCCGATCGATGA
- the thrS gene encoding threonine--tRNA ligase: MSEVKVHLVGVEGEAERSVTETTTIGELFAEIFGQDRSAIAARVNGELRDLSRVVADGDEIEPVKAASEDGRAIIRHSTAHVLAQAVQDLFPEAKLGIGPPVENGFYYDFDVPTPFTPEDLTKLEKKMQQIIKERQRFSRRVVTDEDAREELATEPYKLELIGIKGSAADAAEGASVEVGGGELTIYDNVRRDDSVAWKDLCRGPHVPATGYLGNFKLMRTAAAYWRGSEKNPQLQRIYGTAWESRDELKAYLNRLEEAAKRDHRKLGTELDLFSFPDEIGSGLAVFHPKGGVLRKVMEDYSRQRHVEDDYEFVYSPHITKAQLFETSGHLDWYADGMYPPMHLDEERGADGQIRKQGQDYYLKPMNCPMHNLIFAARGRSYRELPLRLFEFGTVYRLEKSGVVHGMTRARGFTQDDAHIYCTREQMRDELRNLLTFVLGLLADYGLDDFYLELSTKNPDKFVGSDEVWEEATETLREVAEGSGLELVPDPGGAAFYGPKISVQAKDAIGRTWQMSTIQLDFNLPERFELEYTAPDGSRQRPVMIHRALFGSIERFVAVLTEHYAGAFPPWLAPVQVIGIPITDGHVDYLFEVAKQLKAQGIRVEIDASDDRMQKKIRNAQKSKVPYMLIAGDDDMAAGSVSFRYRDGEQKNGVPIADAVAEIVEAVKKRVQV, translated from the coding sequence GTGTCGGAAGTCAAGGTCCATCTGGTCGGCGTCGAGGGCGAGGCTGAGCGGAGTGTGACCGAGACGACGACGATCGGGGAGCTGTTCGCCGAGATCTTCGGTCAGGACCGCTCCGCCATCGCCGCCCGCGTCAACGGTGAGCTGCGCGACCTGTCCCGGGTGGTCGCCGACGGCGACGAGATCGAGCCGGTCAAGGCAGCCTCCGAGGACGGCCGCGCGATCATCCGGCACTCGACGGCCCACGTCCTCGCGCAGGCGGTGCAGGACCTTTTCCCGGAGGCCAAGCTCGGCATCGGCCCGCCGGTGGAGAACGGGTTCTACTACGACTTCGACGTGCCGACGCCGTTCACGCCGGAAGATCTGACCAAGCTCGAGAAGAAGATGCAGCAGATCATCAAGGAGCGGCAGCGGTTCAGCCGCCGGGTGGTCACCGACGAGGACGCCCGCGAGGAGCTCGCGACCGAGCCGTACAAGCTCGAGCTGATCGGCATCAAGGGTTCCGCGGCCGACGCCGCCGAGGGCGCGAGTGTCGAGGTCGGCGGCGGCGAGCTGACGATCTACGACAACGTCCGGCGTGACGACAGCGTCGCCTGGAAGGATCTGTGCCGCGGCCCGCACGTCCCCGCCACGGGCTACCTCGGCAACTTCAAGCTGATGCGTACCGCGGCGGCGTACTGGCGGGGAAGCGAGAAGAACCCGCAGCTGCAGCGCATCTACGGCACGGCGTGGGAGTCCCGCGACGAGCTGAAGGCGTACCTGAACCGGCTGGAGGAGGCCGCCAAGCGCGACCACCGCAAGCTCGGCACCGAGCTCGACCTGTTCAGCTTCCCGGACGAGATCGGCTCGGGGCTCGCGGTGTTCCACCCCAAGGGCGGCGTGCTGCGGAAGGTGATGGAGGACTACTCCCGCCAGCGGCACGTCGAGGACGACTACGAGTTCGTCTACTCGCCGCACATCACCAAGGCTCAGCTCTTCGAGACCTCCGGCCACCTCGACTGGTACGCCGACGGCATGTATCCGCCGATGCACCTGGACGAGGAGCGCGGCGCGGACGGGCAGATCCGCAAGCAGGGCCAGGACTACTACCTGAAGCCGATGAACTGCCCGATGCACAACCTGATCTTCGCCGCCCGCGGCCGGTCGTACCGCGAGCTGCCGCTGCGGCTGTTCGAGTTCGGCACGGTGTACCGGCTGGAGAAGTCCGGCGTCGTGCACGGCATGACCCGCGCCCGCGGCTTCACCCAGGACGATGCACACATCTACTGCACGCGTGAGCAGATGCGCGACGAGTTGCGCAACCTGCTGACGTTCGTGCTCGGCCTGCTCGCCGACTACGGCCTGGACGACTTCTACCTCGAGCTGTCCACGAAGAACCCGGACAAGTTCGTCGGCTCCGACGAGGTCTGGGAAGAGGCCACCGAGACGCTCCGGGAAGTTGCCGAGGGCTCCGGTCTCGAGCTGGTCCCGGACCCGGGCGGCGCCGCGTTCTACGGCCCGAAGATCTCGGTCCAGGCCAAGGACGCGATCGGCCGGACCTGGCAGATGTCGACGATCCAGCTGGACTTCAACCTGCCCGAGCGGTTCGAGCTGGAGTACACGGCTCCGGACGGCTCGCGACAGCGGCCGGTGATGATCCACCGGGCGCTGTTCGGCTCGATCGAGCGGTTTGTCGCGGTCCTGACCGAGCACTACGCCGGCGCCTTCCCTCCGTGGCTCGCCCCGGTCCAGGTCATCGGCATCCCGATCACCGACGGGCATGTCGACTACCTGTTCGAGGTCGCCAAGCAGCTGAAGGCACAGGGCATCCGGGTCGAGATCGACGCGTCCGACGACCGGATGCAGAAGAAGATCCGCAACGCCCAGAAGTCCAAGGTGCCGTACATGCTGATCGCCGGCGACGACGACATGGCCGCGGGCTCGGTCTCCTTCCGCTACCGCGACGGCGAGCAGAAGAACGGCGTACCGATCGCCGACGCGGTGGCCGAGATCGTCGAGGCCGTCAAGAAGCGCGTCCAGGTATGA
- a CDS encoding HIT domain-containing protein: MTPDHPASPYQPEELVRQDGVGEPDEFMRLWTPHRMAYIEGENKPTSSEAGSGCPFCRLPSLPDADALIVHRGDAAYAVLNLYPYNPGHLMVVPYRHVADYTELTAEEVTDVAELTRQAMHAVRTVSGAQGFNIGMNQGESAGAGIAAHLHQHVVPRWSGDMNFMPVIAGTKVLPQLLADTRALLAKSWP, translated from the coding sequence ATGACGCCGGACCACCCCGCCTCGCCGTACCAGCCCGAGGAGCTGGTGCGGCAGGACGGGGTCGGGGAGCCTGACGAGTTCATGCGGCTGTGGACGCCGCATCGGATGGCCTACATCGAGGGTGAGAACAAGCCAACCAGCTCCGAGGCCGGCTCGGGTTGCCCGTTCTGCCGGTTGCCCAGCCTGCCCGACGCGGACGCGCTGATCGTGCACCGCGGCGATGCGGCGTACGCCGTCCTCAACCTGTACCCGTACAACCCGGGCCACCTGATGGTCGTGCCCTACCGGCACGTGGCCGACTACACCGAGCTGACCGCCGAGGAGGTCACCGACGTCGCCGAGCTGACCCGGCAGGCGATGCATGCGGTCCGCACGGTCTCGGGTGCCCAGGGCTTCAACATCGGCATGAATCAGGGCGAGAGTGCTGGTGCAGGCATCGCAGCGCACCTGCACCAGCACGTCGTCCCGAGATGGTCCGGCGACATGAACTTCATGCCCGTGATCGCCGGCACCAAGGTCCTCCCACAGCTCCTGGCCGACACCAGAGCCTTACTCGCCAAGTCCTGGCCTTAG